A single Vigna radiata var. radiata cultivar VC1973A chromosome 8, Vradiata_ver6, whole genome shotgun sequence DNA region contains:
- the LOC111242289 gene encoding glycine-rich cell wall structural protein 2-like has product MASSKLLGVAFIALFLLDLAFAARVPEGFFAGRGGGEGFGGGIGGSGGGGGRGGGGGGGGGTGGSGYGSGSGYGYGSGSGSGSGIGGGGGGGGGGGGGGGGGGGSNGGSGYGSGSGNKLQCDHLVMMVAASCLSAR; this is encoded by the exons ATGGCAAGCTCCAAACTCTTAGGGGTTGCTTTCATTGCTTTGTTTCTTCTTGACCTTGCATTTGCTGCCAGAGTCCCAGAGGGATTTTTTGCCGGAAGAG GTGGGGGTGAAGGGTTTGGCGGAGGAATAGGTGGgagtggtggcggtggtggaagaggaggaggtggtggtggaggtggaggaaCGGGTGGTTCTGGGTACGGGTCCGGATCAGGGTATGGATACGGGTCGGGGTCAGGGTCTGGCTCCGGGATtggtggtggaggaggaggtggaggtggaggaggtggtggtggaggtggcgGAGGAGGTAGCAATGGAGGTTCTGGGTATGGAAGTGGATCGGG AAATAAATTGCAGTGTGATCACTTGGTGATGATGGTTGCTGCTTCATGCTTGTCTGCTAGATGA